Part of the Catalinimonas alkaloidigena genome is shown below.
CAATCGGCAAGGCTCTTCTTGCTCCCTGATCAATCCAGCGGGTAGGCACCTGTGTGCTTCTGGTTACCCCTACCTTAATAGCATCGGTTTGTGCCAGGTACACAATGTGGGGTTGTAAATGGTGTTTTTCTTCCCATTCTATATCTCTGCCTTCTCCCAGGTGGGCCCGGCAAAGCTCCGGCCTGATGATGCATTCAGAATTTTGTGGTGCATTGATAAAACAAGGATAGCAAAAACCTTGTCCAAAAGCTTTCTTGATGGCTCTGCCACAATTGATACAGTTAATTCTACCGTCAAATGCAATATGAATTGTTTGCCCTAACAACTGGTTCATGTCAATTTCATCGTCCTGTAGTTTAAGCGTATATCGGACAGGATCTTCTAAAGCCACACGCATTTTCAGTAAATTGCCTTCGTAAGTCACCGTATCAATTCTTTTAGTTAAAAGCTGCAAAATTAAGGCTTTTTAAAAAGAATACTAAACAAATAGGATGAAGATCATTTTAAGAGTATATAATGGAATGACATGAACAAAGGAGAGAAAACAATTAGTATATTGGGTTGTGGATGGCTGGGGCTTCCACTGGCTGAGCGCTTACTTGAAAAAGGCTTTCTGGTAAAAGGATCAAGCACCAGTACGGAGAAGCTTCAAGGCTTATCTGAGAAAGGTATTCAGCCTTTTCACATTCATCTTAGTCCTCAAATCAATGCTGATTATCAGCCTGAGTTTTTTGAAAGCCAGGTGCTGATTTTGAATATTCCCCCGGGTCGGCGCCAGCCTGATATTGAGACAATTTATCCTCAACAAATCAGCGAGCTAATAAAAGTTGCCGGAGAGACTTCTCTTAAAAAAATATTATTTGTCGGTTCTACCTCTGTTTATCCTAATCTCAATCGTGAAGTCACAGAAGAAGATGCGGGAGGGCAGATCAGTTCGTCTGGTAAAGCAATTTTGAAAGCAGAGCAAATACTCCACAACCAAAACCGTTTTCAGATCAGTATTCTTAGGTTCTGTGGATTGTATAATCGTGAGAGAAATCCGGGAAGGTTTCTGGCCGGCAAAGAACTCAGCAGTAGCGGGAAGGACAGAGTAAATCTGATTCATCAGGAAGACTGTATCAGGATTATCATGAAATTGATAGAGAAAGAAAGCTGGGGTGAAACATTTAACGCCTGTGGTGACCAGCATCCAGAAAAAGAGCAATTTTATCCAGTCGCTGCAAAGCATCTTGGCCTTACACCTCCCAGCTTTGATGACAAAGCTTCAGCGTCATATAAAATAATTAATAGCGGAAAGCTCAAACAGAAGCTGGACTATAGTTTTGCCTATCCCGATCCTGCTAAAGCCCTTGAGAAATCGTAGAAAAACCGAAATTTATCAGAAAAATGATTTTAGAAAGCTTTTGAAAAGACTAA
Proteins encoded:
- a CDS encoding DUF2797 domain-containing protein → MQLLTKRIDTVTYEGNLLKMRVALEDPVRYTLKLQDDEIDMNQLLGQTIHIAFDGRINCINCGRAIKKAFGQGFCYPCFINAPQNSECIIRPELCRAHLGEGRDIEWEEKHHLQPHIVYLAQTDAIKVGVTRSTQVPTRWIDQGARRALPIAEVPYRYLAGKIEVELKDQFTDKTNWRNMLKDVEKEGVQLENYCKEAQMFLSDDVQEYVLDECPVTEIHYPVTEYPTKVKSLGLVKNPVISSKLLGIRGQYLILEQGEVFNIRNHSGYYVQFSY
- a CDS encoding SDR family oxidoreductase; translation: MNKGEKTISILGCGWLGLPLAERLLEKGFLVKGSSTSTEKLQGLSEKGIQPFHIHLSPQINADYQPEFFESQVLILNIPPGRRQPDIETIYPQQISELIKVAGETSLKKILFVGSTSVYPNLNREVTEEDAGGQISSSGKAILKAEQILHNQNRFQISILRFCGLYNRERNPGRFLAGKELSSSGKDRVNLIHQEDCIRIIMKLIEKESWGETFNACGDQHPEKEQFYPVAAKHLGLTPPSFDDKASASYKIINSGKLKQKLDYSFAYPDPAKALEKS